CGTGTAGCGCATTGTCCGCGCGGATAGGCATAACGCTCGTCTCGGAGACGCTCGACGGCCTCGATGCGATACGGAGCCGGAACTTCAAGACCGAGCTCCTCCCATGCCTGATCTGACTCTTCAAACTCCGCCGCCACGTCATGGCCAAGGAGGAAGGCGTTCATCAAGCGAACTCTGGCGGCGAGCAAACATTGAGCCTGATCCGCGACCCTTCGAAACGCCGTTTCGGCGGCATCGACGTGTTGTTCGGCTTCATCGACGCGTGAATCAAGGGCTGCTTGTACGGACTTAAAGAGTCTGAGGACTGCGGTGGTCCAGTAGAGCGGCACCCTCTCCAGCGCCTGTTCAGCGCGTCGAAGATACTCAGTCGCGCTCGCCGGCTCGCGGTTTAAGGTGGCCGCATAAAACGCCATGCTGAAGGCGTAGGATTTGAGTTGAGGCAGGGTGCCACACTCGAGTTCAAGCTCACCTGCAAGTGCGAACTTATTGGCGGAAAGCGAAAGATTCTCGGAGAAGTTAAGCAGGGCTTCGGCGAAGGTGAGCGCAGAGCGGGTCAAGGTGGACCGGTGTCCGCCCGATACCACGAGGATCTTATCGGGGAGGTTTCTCAATCCGACGATATCCCCTGTCAGGTAGAGCACACGGGCCCACGTGTAGACCAGTTCAACGGGAGGCCATTGGGCGCTTCGGGCTAGCTCCCGAGACCGTTGGAGGTGTTCGAGACATTCGTCGAATTCGCCTCGGCGAGAGAGGCATTCTGCCCATGCCGCCTCGAGGGCGAGCGTGACCCAACCGGGTTCGAGTCGGTGTAAATTGGCGGTATCTCTGGCGCGTTTGAGCTTTGCTTGCACTTCGTCGACAGGCGTGGCGGCGAAGAGTTCGACCGAGGCAAGCAAAGCGGTGGCCCTCACGGCTACGAGGGGAAAGTCGTTTTCAAAAGCGGCCTCGATGGTCTCTTCAAATTGTGCGATCGCGTCCACGACGCATCCCGAGAGATAGGTTTCGAGCGCTTGAACCTCTTGGAGCAGTCTTCTGACGAGAGCACTGCGCGCGACGAGTTCGTGATCTTTTTCCTCTCGGATTCTGGCCATGAGGTTGGCGTCGCCAAAGTGATAGGCGGCCCAGAGCTCGGCTACGCGCAAAAGGGCGATCAAATCAGGTTCTTCGAGTAGCTTTTCGGCCCGGGCGACATGGGATGAAACGCGCCCGGCACTAAAGATTTGCCCGTCTGGACAGGAGAAGAGGAGTGCGGCGGTAAGGTGGAGTCTCCCCGCGAGTTCCGTACCGAGCTCATCCGACTGACGGATCACAGGGGCCAAAAGTGCGAAGGCTCCTCGCACATCATTCTTCCAAAGCAGTTTCATCAGGGCTTGAGCGACTTGCCCGGCGACAGCATCGGATTCGTCGACAGAAGAAAAGAGCTGGAGGATGACTACATCAGCCTCATGCCATTGAGCCGCCATGATCAGTTCGAAGGCCTCTTTGGCCTCAGCGCTGAGGTTGCCGGGGTGAAAATGACCGTTCTTCTTGGGCACCGGCCGAGGAGTAGACGCGATGGACCTTGGGGGCTCAAGACGCGGTGTGTCGCGGGTTTGCGCGACTTCGCGCAGACGTTTGAGGAGTCGACGCTGTGGACGTCTCGATTCGTTGGCCGAAGGGTCGAGCTCCCAGCGATAGACCGTAAGTGGCGTCACGCCGACGAGTTCCGCGAATTCCTCGCGACTCAATTCACCCCTGAGCTCGATAATTTCTTCGGGCGTCATAGTAATAACGTAGCGCCTCTTTCTTGTGTTCGCCACTTACAGTGGAGGACGGGATGTGTTATATCTTCGTGCGGCAAAAATTTGAGTGTTGTCTTCCTTCACCCCCATGAATAGCCGTGTCCAGCAACAAAGCGTCGGAAACACTTCTTTCGGGCGAGAACTTGCCCTTCATCGAGCAACTCTACCACCAGTATCAGGAGAACCCTGACTCTGTTGATCCAAGTTGGGTACCTCTCTTCCGAGAGTACTACCCGGAGGATGCGAATAAGGTGAAGCCAAGCTTCTCTCCACGCAGCATCTTTGGGCCAACAAACGGTGGTTTGAACGGAATGTCGGAGGCAGAATACGCGCCGATTCCGCACAAAAAGCCGCTCAAAACGCCAGGTCGCAGCACCAAGTTTGCGGCTCGCGTTCTTGGGTTGATCGAGGAGTATCGGCTCCACGGTCATTTGGTTGCGGGACTCGATCCGTTAGGGCGGCCGCGCCGAAATTCTCCGCCAGAGCTCGATCCTAAGTACTTTGGGTTTACCGACGAGGATATGGACGCCAAGATCGTGGTGGCCGAACTTTTTGGCGATCGCGAAGTAACCTTGAGGCAGGTCGTTCAGCGGCTGCGCGAATGTTATTGCGGCACAGCGGCCGTGGAGTTCGCGAATATCCCGGACACGAAGACCCGCGAGTGGTTGCGCGAGCAAATTGAGCAGCACAACTATTCCGAGATCGATGGCGCAGCAGAGCGTCAGAAGATCTATGAAGATCTCGTGGCTTCGGATGCGTTTGAGACGTTCCTTCATACCAAATACGTGGGCACGAAACGCTTCTCTCTCACCGGTGGTGACTCGCTCATCCCGATGATGACTGCGGTATTGGACGAGGCTGCCAATTCTGGCGTGGAAGAGTCGATCTTAGGCATGGCCCACCGCGGCCGCCTGAACGTCTTGCACAATATTATGGGTAAGCCCGCGAGCGCGATGCTTTCGGAATTTGAGAAAGCGCCGAACCCTGAAGAATACATGGGCTCGAGCGACGTGAAGTACCATATGGGGTACTCGAGCGATTTTCAGACTCGCAGCGGCAAGAAGATCCACCTTTCGCTCACGTTCAACCCGAGCCACCTCGAGTTCGTAAACCCTGTGGTTCTTGGGCGTTCACGCGCGAAACAAGATCGGCGCGGCACGGATCGTTCCAATGTGTTGCCGATTTTGCTTCATGGTGATGCGGCGTTTAGTGGTCAGGGCATCGTGGTGGAGTCGTTGAATCTTTCGCTCGTCGAGGGCTTCAAGGTCAATGGATGTATCCATATCGTGACCAATAACCAGATTGGTTTCACGGCAACTCCAGACGAGACGCGCTCCACTACGTATTGCACCGATATTTCGAAGATTCTTGAGGCGCCGATTTTCCACGTCAACGGAGACGACCCGGAGGCTTGTGTTCGCGTTGCAAGGTTAGCCATGCGGTACAGGCAGATCTTCAAGCAAGACGTGATCATCGACCTCGTGTGTTATCGGCGCTACGGCCATAACGAAGGTGACGAGCCTCGTTTCACTCAGCCGGTCATGTACAGCACGATCGATTCGCTCTCCCCTGTCCGTGAGCATTATTGCAACACGCTTGTGGAGTCCGGTGTGCTCTCCCGAGAGAAGGCGGACGAGATTTGGGAGACGCGCATGAATGATTATGCGCAGGCTTTCCAAGAGGTCCAACAGGCACCAAAGCGCTCGCCGATCAGCACGCTGGCCGGGGTATGGGACAAGTATGAAGGCGGGCGGATCGACAACGATGAAGTCATCGAGACTAAAGTCGAGCAGTCGGCCTTGACCGAGCTCGGCCTCAAGCTCGCCGAGATTCCGGAGAGCGTTAAGGCGCACCGCACGATCCAGCGACTCTTCAAGCAACGCGAAGAAATGGCTCGCGGTGAGAAGCCTATCGATTGGGGATTTGCCGAAGGTTTGGCGTTTGCAAGCCTCTTGGTTGAAGGCACCCATGTGCGCCTGACGGGCCAAGACGTGGTGCGTGCGACCTTCTCCCAACGGCATGCCGCGGTGGCTGATGTTGAGACGAATGAGCGTCATTGGCCACACCGGCAACTTGCTGAGAAGCAGGGCCGTTTTGAGGTCTACAACTCGATTCTTTCCGAAGCCGCGGTTCTGGGGTTTGAGTACGGCTACAGCCTTGACTACCCGGACACCTTGGTGCTCTGGGAAGCGCAGTTCGGCGATTTTGCGAACGGCGCACAGGTCATCATCGACCAGTTTATCTCGTCGGGTGAAGACAAGTGGAAGCGGCTTTCTGGGCTTGTCATGCTCTTGCCTCATGGCTTTGAAGGTCAAGGTCCAGAGCACTCGAGCGCAAGGCTTGAGAGGTTCCTGCAGCTCGCGGCAGAAGACAATATGTACGTCTGCAACTTGACCACGCCAGCACAATACTTCCACGTGTTGCGACGTCAGGTTCGGCACCCGCTTCGAAAGCCTTTGATCATCATGACTCCGAAGAGTTTGTTGCGGCATCGGCTTGCGATTTCGGAGCTCGAAGAGCTCGCAACAGGTGAATTCCAGCATGTGATTCCAGACGTGCGAGGCCTGGACGCGTCTGAGGTCAACCGTGTGCTCTTCTGCTCGGGTAAGGTCTACTACGACCTGGTTCAGGCCGCGGAAGAGCGTGGGGACACCACAACGGCTATCGTAAGACTTGAGCAGCTCTATCCGTTTGATACAGGGGCAATCAAGAAGATCCTCGAGACCTACTCACACGTGACAGACTTGCGCTGGGTGCAAGAGGAGCCGAAAAATATGGGTTCCTGGTACTTTGTGCTGCCAAGATTCCTTGAGGATTTTGGCATCCAGCTCAAGTATGCGGGTCGCGTAGAATCGGCGAGTCCTGCGACGGGTAATTTTGATTCGCATGAGATTGAGCAGAACAAGCTCATCGCGGACTCTTTCACCTAAACACTGAAACTTCTTCGCGGAAGGCACGAGGCGGCGCAAGTTTTGCGTCGCCTTTTTGCGTTTAGTATCCTAAAGCCCATGCAACTCAAGGCAGTATAGGGCTTTGGGGCTAGTGGCACGATCCTTGGAAGAGAAGAAGGTTCGGAAAGAGGTTCCACAATGCTCGTATTTGATGAAATCAAAGACTACATGGCGTTTACGCCGCAGGATGCGGCGTGTTTGGCCGAATTGCGACCGATTGTAGCCCCCCATTTTTCAGATATCGTCAACGCATTTTACACCGCACTCTATGCGAACCCCCGGACCAAGGCCGTTTTCGAGTCCGAGGAACAGGTTGAGCGTTTGCGAAAGTCGTTGATGACGTGGTTGGACGAGCTTTTTGGGGGCAGGTACGACGATTCGTATTTCATTAAGCGGGCCCGAATCGGGCGCGCACACGTGGCGGTTGGCCTTTTGCCACACTTCATGTTTGGCGCGATGAATGTGATTCGGTCTGAAATCGTTGAGATCATTCACGCCGAGCACGCCCCAGAGAAGCGGCATCCTTGCGCAAGTGCGGTGAATCGCATTTTGGATCTGGAGCTCACGATCATGGTGCAGTCCTATTGGGACAACCTGATGGAGATGAAGCTCAAGGTTCCCGCGGCGCTTGCGAGTGGGCTCGCGCATGAAATTCGCAATCCTTTGAACGCGTTGGCACTCAATATCACGCTCCTTGAGCGAAAAATGCGCGCCATTGAGGACGACCAATCGGGCCCCATCATGGATGCGATGCGCTCCGAGATCCGACGTATCACGGCGTTGACCACCGAGATTATGGATTTTGCGAAGCCAATCAGCGTGGAGCGTGCCTGGTGTTCGGCTCGGCGCCTAACCGATGTGATGCGAATGAACCTCGGGACAACCATGGACGCTACGGAGATCGAGTTTACGAGTGAGCTTGAGGGACCGGACGAGCTCTATTGTGACTCAGATCGCCTCCAACAAGCATTGCTGAACTTGATTACCAATGCGGTCGAGGCGATTCGGCACACTCCTGGTCGCGTCAATCTTAAGATTCTGAACGATGATTCGAACACAACCATCGTGGTGTCAGATAATGGGGAAGGAATGACGCCGGCGATGCAATACCGGATGTTCGACCTCTTCTTCACCAGCAAGACAACTGGAACAGGGTTGGGGCTCGCAATCGTTAAAAAGATCGTTGAGGCCCATGAAGGCGCGCTGGATGTCACCTCGAAGGTCGGGCAAGGGACCGCCTTCACCATTTCAATTCCTCGCCCAGCGGCGGGGCCACCTGAGTCATAGATTATGTCAGCTGCTAGTGAAATTGTTGAAAGAAATGTGGGGTCTATCCTCGTGGTGGATGATGAGGCATCAGCGCGTCAGGTTTTGGTTCAGCTCTTGCGTGACGACGGTCATCATGTGGAGGAGGCAGCGGATGGATTTAAGGCCCTTGGCGTGCTTCAGGATTGGCGCCCGGACATCTTGCTGACCGACCTTAAGATGCCGCTGATGGATGGCGTGCAATTGTTGAAGAAGGCTCGGGAAATGTACCCGGACCTGACGTGCATCGTGATGACCGCGTTTGCGTCGGTGGATACCGCGGTTCAGGCCATGAAAAGTGGCGCAAACGAGTACCTTACTAAACCTCTTAACTTTGAAGCGGTGGAGTTGACCATTGAGCGCGCGTTGGAGCGTGTTCGGTTGGTCAAGGAGCTCGAGGTTCTTAGGGAAAAAGCCAACACAGCAGCTCCACAGATCGTGGGTAATTCTGCGCCAGTGAAGCACTTGCTTCAGCTCATTGATCAGGTGGCTCCATCCAGAGCCACTGTGTTGATCACCGGAGAATCTGGCACGGGAAAAGAGATGGTGGCTCGTCGAATTCACGAGATGAGCAACCGAGGTCGAAAGCCCTTTATGGCCCTGCATTGTGCGGCTCTAACCGAGACACTGCTTGAGTCGGAGCTGTTTGGTCATGAAAAAGGAGCGTTTACCGGCGCGGCGTCTACGCGGCGAGGCCGTTTTGAAGAAGCGGATGGCGGCACCATTTTCCTCGACGAGATCGGCGAGATTTCGCCTTCAACTCAAGTGAAGTTGTTGAGATTTCTGCAGACTCGAGAGTTTGAGCGTGTCGGCGGCAACCAGACGATTTCGGTGGATGTTCGAATTGTGACGGCTACGAATCGTAATCTGGCCGAAGAGGTTCAGAAGGGGCGCTTCAGGGAGGACCTCTACTATCGTTTGAACGTGATCAATATTGAGACTCCTCCACTTCGAACGCGTCGCTCGGATATTCCGCTTCTGATGCGGCATTTCGTGGACAAGTATTCGCGCGAGAACAGCAAAACGATTCAAGAGATCGACTCCGAGTTTGTGCGAGAGCTCGAGAGCTATGACTGGCCTGGCAATGTGCGTGAGCTCGAGAACGTGATTGAGCGCGCGGTGGTATTGACTGAGAGCGGCCGGATTACGGCGGACCATCTGCCGCGCACCGTAACTCAGTCGAGTGGTAGCAAGGCCTGGGGTAGTGATGTGGTCATCCCTGGTTCTCGGCTTGAGGACCTGGAGCGCTACGCCATCCTTGCGACGTATGAGTCCACAGGTGGTGATTCGGCTGAAACAGCCCAGATTTTGGGCGTGTCTCAGCGCAAGATTCAATACAAACTGCGGGACTATCGAGACGCGGGCCTCGTCTAGACCGAAAGGTCTGCGACCTTGAAGAATAGGCTACGTGTACGCGCGAGGAGCGCGATACGATTGGCGCGCAGGGCGTCATCCTCAGCCATGACCATCACCGTTTCAAAGAACTGATCTACAGGCGCTTTAAGGGCAATCAAAGTCTGGCAGGCGCCTGCCCAATCACGTGCTTCGATTGCGGCCTGCATCTTAGCCTCAGCGGCCGTCACCGCTTCGAAGAGTGATTTCTCGGCGGGGTCTTGCAAGAGGTCGGCATTAACGTCAAGCGACGCAGCGTCTTGTTTCTTGAGAATATTGACCACGCGCTTGAACCCTTGTGTCAGCGGCTCAAAATCGGGCAGATTCTTGATCGTTGAGAGGGCCTCGACCCTGTCTGAGACGCTCAAGACATCGTTGAGACCTACCGCCAAAACGGCATCTACAAGTTCCGTGGGGTGTGCCTGCACCAACGAGTGCCTGAGTCGTGTACTCACAAACTCACTCACTTGCGCCACGACTTCTTCTCGCGAGAGCTTGAGCGAGCTCGCATCGTAGGCCTCAAAGGCGAGTTCGATGAGCGTTTTAAGGCCGATCGTGTACTCCATAGCCTGAAGCACTCTGAGCACGCCCAGAGCCGCACGACGAAGCGCGTATGGGTCAGCGCTAGCGGTTGGCACGAGGCCAATCCCAAAGCAGCCCACGAGGCTATCGAGCTTCTCAGCGAGCGAGAGGCAAGCCCCTGCGTGCGAGGTTGGGACTTCGGCATCTGCGCCTTTTGGCAGGTATTGCTCATAGATGGCCCGCGCGACTTCAGCCGACTCACCGGCAGCCTTGGCATACTCGCGCCCCATCACACCCTGAAGGTCCGGGAATTCGGAGACCATGCCCGTAGCGAGATCTGCCTTGGAGAGTTCTCCGGCGCGATTTGCGGCGTTGACGACTGCAGTTTCCAATCCGAGTTCGGAAGCGATTGCGACGGCCGTCTTTGTCATCCGGCGTGCGCGCTCATCCATGGTCCCAATCTGCTTGAGCCAAACCACGGTCTCGAGTTTTCGATTATAATCCTCCAGGCTCGCCTTGAGGTCTTGAGACCAGAAGAACTTGGCATCGTCGAGCCTGGCCTTGAGCACCCGGAGGTTACCGGCGGCCACCACGGCTGGGTCTCTAACGGGCGTATTGTAGACCACGCCACATGCCGCGATCAGCTTTCCATCGGCCCCCTGAAGGGCGAAGTAGCGCTGATGCGATCGCATGGACGAGATCAGGACTTCCGGCGGAAGCTCAAGATAGGTCTCGTCATACCTGACGAGAAGCACGTAGGGATCCTCTACAAGATAGACGACTTCATCAAGGAGCGCCTCGTCTGAGATCACGTGACCGCCGGCTTCTGCGGCCACCTTGGAGAGCCCTTCTCGGATAATCTCTCGACGCTTTTCCGTATCCAAAACCACGTGGGCATTGGCCAGCCCGTTGCGGTACGATTCGTGCCCCGAGACACTGATCGGTGCGGGAGCTGCAAACCGATGCCCATAAGTGATATTGCCAGATTTTACGCCCGCCCACTCCACTGGAATCTGCTCCCCGGCAAACACGGCAACAATCCAGCGCACGGGCCTTGCGAAGGTCTCCTTTCGATCTCCCCATCGCATTGATTTTGGGAAGTTCGTCTGAGCGATCAGGCCTTCGAGCAAACGGGGCAATACTTCAGCGGTGGGCTTTCCAGCTTCAAAAACCTTGGCCGCAACGTACTCGCCCTTCTCCGTTTGCACCGAGAAGAGGTCTTCAACAGCGACCCCTTGGCCGGCCGCAAAGCCGGAGGCAGCTTTAGTAGGCTGACCATCACGAAACGCAGCCGCCATAGGAGGACCGGTACGAACCTCCTCTAGATCTTTTTGGCTCGCAGCCAGTGTGGCGAGGAGCGTGAGGCGGCGTGGTGTTGCAAAAGCATGGGCCTCGGCATTGATTCGAGCGTCTTTGCACGCCGAGAGAAAACGCGCGTGCAGATCATCGAGTGCCACTTGGACAAATCGAGCGGGGATATCCTCACAACCGATTTCAAAAACAAGTTCTTGAGTATTCATTATTAACCCTCCACCCCTTGAAGTAGCGGAAAC
This Microvenator marinus DNA region includes the following protein-coding sequences:
- a CDS encoding sigma 54-interacting transcriptional regulator codes for the protein MTPEEIIELRGELSREEFAELVGVTPLTVYRWELDPSANESRRPQRRLLKRLREVAQTRDTPRLEPPRSIASTPRPVPKKNGHFHPGNLSAEAKEAFELIMAAQWHEADVVILQLFSSVDESDAVAGQVAQALMKLLWKNDVRGAFALLAPVIRQSDELGTELAGRLHLTAALLFSCPDGQIFSAGRVSSHVARAEKLLEEPDLIALLRVAELWAAYHFGDANLMARIREEKDHELVARSALVRRLLQEVQALETYLSGCVVDAIAQFEETIEAAFENDFPLVAVRATALLASVELFAATPVDEVQAKLKRARDTANLHRLEPGWVTLALEAAWAECLSRRGEFDECLEHLQRSRELARSAQWPPVELVYTWARVLYLTGDIVGLRNLPDKILVVSGGHRSTLTRSALTFAEALLNFSENLSLSANKFALAGELELECGTLPQLKSYAFSMAFYAATLNREPASATEYLRRAEQALERVPLYWTTAVLRLFKSVQAALDSRVDEAEQHVDAAETAFRRVADQAQCLLAARVRLMNAFLLGHDVAAEFEESDQAWEELGLEVPAPYRIEAVERLRDERYAYPRGQCATRDVVFSGAHLLAVYMNRLSVRGLSVAQILEELFDVTKDLLGIPDSCLTVEELTSTGVQTLFKTGPEPSAFIEFGDGLGRRFRLGLSASIPRDQYTALNLLTHVASLAMEATSLRASRSLARSVTYEDHTPVVIPGFIAKAEVTKRLVQEIQRLGNSRASVLIGGESGVGKEVVAHAVYSMSTRKNRAFVTFNCSAVPRELFEGQLFGYRKGAFTGATSHHPGVIRAADGGTLFLDEIGDLPLDLQPKLLRFLENGEVFPLGETHATKVDVRVIAATHRDLEQMVKEGKFREDLYYRLAVVSLEIPPLRERPEDIAPIAQHFIEQFEDENPPKLAQDAAERLRRHEWPGNVRELRNVIERSLAYTPLPKVLTAADLRF
- a CDS encoding 2-oxoglutarate dehydrogenase E1 component, with the translated sequence MSSNKASETLLSGENLPFIEQLYHQYQENPDSVDPSWVPLFREYYPEDANKVKPSFSPRSIFGPTNGGLNGMSEAEYAPIPHKKPLKTPGRSTKFAARVLGLIEEYRLHGHLVAGLDPLGRPRRNSPPELDPKYFGFTDEDMDAKIVVAELFGDREVTLRQVVQRLRECYCGTAAVEFANIPDTKTREWLREQIEQHNYSEIDGAAERQKIYEDLVASDAFETFLHTKYVGTKRFSLTGGDSLIPMMTAVLDEAANSGVEESILGMAHRGRLNVLHNIMGKPASAMLSEFEKAPNPEEYMGSSDVKYHMGYSSDFQTRSGKKIHLSLTFNPSHLEFVNPVVLGRSRAKQDRRGTDRSNVLPILLHGDAAFSGQGIVVESLNLSLVEGFKVNGCIHIVTNNQIGFTATPDETRSTTYCTDISKILEAPIFHVNGDDPEACVRVARLAMRYRQIFKQDVIIDLVCYRRYGHNEGDEPRFTQPVMYSTIDSLSPVREHYCNTLVESGVLSREKADEIWETRMNDYAQAFQEVQQAPKRSPISTLAGVWDKYEGGRIDNDEVIETKVEQSALTELGLKLAEIPESVKAHRTIQRLFKQREEMARGEKPIDWGFAEGLAFASLLVEGTHVRLTGQDVVRATFSQRHAAVADVETNERHWPHRQLAEKQGRFEVYNSILSEAAVLGFEYGYSLDYPDTLVLWEAQFGDFANGAQVIIDQFISSGEDKWKRLSGLVMLLPHGFEGQGPEHSSARLERFLQLAAEDNMYVCNLTTPAQYFHVLRRQVRHPLRKPLIIMTPKSLLRHRLAISELEELATGEFQHVIPDVRGLDASEVNRVLFCSGKVYYDLVQAAEERGDTTTAIVRLEQLYPFDTGAIKKILETYSHVTDLRWVQEEPKNMGSWYFVLPRFLEDFGIQLKYAGRVESASPATGNFDSHEIEQNKLIADSFT
- a CDS encoding protoglobin domain-containing protein, which codes for MLVFDEIKDYMAFTPQDAACLAELRPIVAPHFSDIVNAFYTALYANPRTKAVFESEEQVERLRKSLMTWLDELFGGRYDDSYFIKRARIGRAHVAVGLLPHFMFGAMNVIRSEIVEIIHAEHAPEKRHPCASAVNRILDLELTIMVQSYWDNLMEMKLKVPAALASGLAHEIRNPLNALALNITLLERKMRAIEDDQSGPIMDAMRSEIRRITALTTEIMDFAKPISVERAWCSARRLTDVMRMNLGTTMDATEIEFTSELEGPDELYCDSDRLQQALLNLITNAVEAIRHTPGRVNLKILNDDSNTTIVVSDNGEGMTPAMQYRMFDLFFTSKTTGTGLGLAIVKKIVEAHEGALDVTSKVGQGTAFTISIPRPAAGPPES
- a CDS encoding sigma-54-dependent transcriptional regulator, which produces MSAASEIVERNVGSILVVDDEASARQVLVQLLRDDGHHVEEAADGFKALGVLQDWRPDILLTDLKMPLMDGVQLLKKAREMYPDLTCIVMTAFASVDTAVQAMKSGANEYLTKPLNFEAVELTIERALERVRLVKELEVLREKANTAAPQIVGNSAPVKHLLQLIDQVAPSRATVLITGESGTGKEMVARRIHEMSNRGRKPFMALHCAALTETLLESELFGHEKGAFTGAASTRRGRFEEADGGTIFLDEIGEISPSTQVKLLRFLQTREFERVGGNQTISVDVRIVTATNRNLAEEVQKGRFREDLYYRLNVINIETPPLRTRRSDIPLLMRHFVDKYSRENSKTIQEIDSEFVRELESYDWPGNVRELENVIERAVVLTESGRITADHLPRTVTQSSGSKAWGSDVVIPGSRLEDLERYAILATYESTGGDSAETAQILGVSQRKIQYKLRDYRDAGLV
- the glyS gene encoding glycine--tRNA ligase subunit beta, producing the protein MNTQELVFEIGCEDIPARFVQVALDDLHARFLSACKDARINAEAHAFATPRRLTLLATLAASQKDLEEVRTGPPMAAAFRDGQPTKAASGFAAGQGVAVEDLFSVQTEKGEYVAAKVFEAGKPTAEVLPRLLEGLIAQTNFPKSMRWGDRKETFARPVRWIVAVFAGEQIPVEWAGVKSGNITYGHRFAAPAPISVSGHESYRNGLANAHVVLDTEKRREIIREGLSKVAAEAGGHVISDEALLDEVVYLVEDPYVLLVRYDETYLELPPEVLISSMRSHQRYFALQGADGKLIAACGVVYNTPVRDPAVVAAGNLRVLKARLDDAKFFWSQDLKASLEDYNRKLETVVWLKQIGTMDERARRMTKTAVAIASELGLETAVVNAANRAGELSKADLATGMVSEFPDLQGVMGREYAKAAGESAEVARAIYEQYLPKGADAEVPTSHAGACLSLAEKLDSLVGCFGIGLVPTASADPYALRRAALGVLRVLQAMEYTIGLKTLIELAFEAYDASSLKLSREEVVAQVSEFVSTRLRHSLVQAHPTELVDAVLAVGLNDVLSVSDRVEALSTIKNLPDFEPLTQGFKRVVNILKKQDAASLDVNADLLQDPAEKSLFEAVTAAEAKMQAAIEARDWAGACQTLIALKAPVDQFFETVMVMAEDDALRANRIALLARTRSLFFKVADLSV